The following nucleotide sequence is from Trifolium pratense cultivar HEN17-A07 linkage group LG2, ARS_RC_1.1, whole genome shotgun sequence.
atggtaacaaaaaaaatcaaaaaaatctcacatttaaaagagaaaatgttAGCAATATATAAAGTGTGAGTCAAAAGTCTTACATTTGATTTAAACAACaagtaactaatattttttttttacgcagtaacttatatacttttttttttgttttttgaagaaactagaTTAGTCCACTCAACTTGATACCAGGAGAATCGAatctgagaccttaaggagagGCACACtccacttatatatatatatatatatatatatatatatatatatatatatatatatatatatatatatatatatatatatatatatatatatatatggggagggatcaaattacaccgatgtaacatttgagtaatgttacactgctcaataacgcttcaacaaatacaaattttacaaaattcaccgttggattgaaagtttatatcatatagatcatccatgttcaattttacaaaaatctaaaatcgtttcatatgttattgagaccgatcaaaaTTAAcgttttatgtgtttttattgaataccgttaagcttgatcaatctcaataacatatcaaacgattttaaatttttataaaatttaacatgaatgatctatatgatataaacgttcaatccaacggtagattttataaaatttgtattcgttgaagcgttattgaacggtgtaacattactcaaatgttacaccgtgtaatttgatctctcccctatatatatatatatattaatggaACTTACTTATATAGTACTTAATAGGGTTACTTAATATTTTAAGATTTTGGATATAAATATCGTGTATAAACTCATTAGTGCGATCGTTCTTAGTTCAATACAAACAACACACCTAAAAATCCAAACAATAATTAATAACCTTTTTCTCTTTGTAAGAAAATATCACTATGACGCATACTAtttcattttgatgaaaatgaaaatcatgCTGTATACTGAATAGCATGTACCACCTACCATACTATCCATTACTCAAAACCCAAAACTCAAATGATAGATGTTGAGGATATTTTCTCTCCGGgccccatgtatcttttatacccctcaatattccaattttgctctTGATAAAAACtccggttcgcagaaaccgaagttttttctagttcaaattcaaggaaatttcggttaacagaaaccgaattttgttttcaagacaaaaaaaattcgattcgtagaaaccgaagtttttattgaagggcaaaaaagtaaaatgcagagggtgaaaaagaaccatgggggcctaaagagaaaatatcgaTGTTGAGTGGTTGGTAACTCTTTCATTGAATTTGGAATTAGCAAAACTTCTAGTCCACTCATATATGATACTATTTGTGTTCAATAAGGACAAACAAATTagctgtcaaaaaaaaaaaggacaaacaAATTTACTTTATTAATTATACAACATAAATTAGATGCAATAGCATGTTATAACCTCAGCAAAAATCAATGGAAACAGAACAACCTAAGCAAAAATCCTCACCACATGTGTTAATCTTTCCTTGTCCAGCACAAGGCCATGTAAACCCAATGTTAAAGCTAGCTGAACTTATTGCAATTCAAAATCTCCATATAACTTTCCTCAATACAAAATACATCCACAATCGACTCATTCAATTCAATGATGATATTCAAGATCTTTTGGAATGCTATCCTAAGCTTCAATTCAAGACTATCTCTGACTTTCATGATGATGAGGAGAAACATCCTGGATTTGGAGAAAAGATAGGTGATGTAGTTGTGGCATTGACTTTGTATGGTAAACCTCTTTTGAGAGATGTTATTGTCTCTGAGAAAATAAGTTGTTTGATTGTTGATGGAATCTTTGGTGACCTTGCTATTGATTTGGCTCATGAATTTGGGATACAATTGATTACTTTTCGTACTGTTAGTGCTTGTTGCTTATGGGCTTATTTATGTGTTCCTAAGCTCATTCAATGCAATGAACTTCCCATTAGAggtatatatacacacactcTCAAACTTCTCTtagagttttttctttttcaatttttatgcaAATCTACAAAGCACGAACACTTTTCAGGTTATGTGTGTTCAGGTGTCCGACACACTTTGGTGTTGGTGTGGTATCAGGCACCAACATGACACTGAAACTTATGAttacttatgttattttcttgtgtatgtgcttcatagatGCAAATAATGAGTTATATGAGTGTTCTACTTGTTTAATTTATAGGAGATGAGGACATGGATCGTATAATAAGAAACATGCCAGGTATGGAAAACTTGCTTCGATGTAGAGATCTTCCAAGTTTCAAAAGATTAGCCAAAGAAAACGAGCATATCGCTTTAGACCATGTTGTATTTCAAAACCAACAATCACTTAAAGCAAATGCGTTGATACTCAACACATTTGAGGATCTAGAAGCTCCAATCCTCTCCCAAATTCGTCTCCACTTCCCCAAACTCATTATCTACACTCTTGGCCCTCTTCACCACCACCTCAATACCacaaaaaaaacatcatcatcttcatcgtcATTCTTCAAAGCGGATAGAACATGCATGACATGGCTCGAATCTCAACCGTTGAAATCAGTTGTATATGTTAACTTTGGTAGCATTACATCAATGAAAGGAGAAGAAATCATTGAGATATGGCATGGTTTATTGAAtagtaaaaaacaatttttgtggGTGATTAGGCCAAACATGGTACAAGAAAAAGGACTATTAAAGGAGCTTGAGGAAGGAACTAGTAAGGAACAAGGGTTGATTGTGGGGTGGGTTCCACAAGAGGAAGTGTTGTCTCACAAAGCAATTGGTGCTTTTTTGACACATAGTGGTTGGAATTCTACTTTGGAGAGTTTGGTTTATGGTGTGCCTATGATTTGTTGGCCTTATTTTTCAGATCAACAAATTAATAGTAGGTTTGTGAGTGAGGTTTGGAAAATTGGGTTGGATATGAAAGATGTTTGTGATAGGAAGGTTTTGGAGAATATGGTGAATGATGTTATGGTGAATAGGAAGGAAGAGTTTCTAAAATCAGCTATGGAAATTGCTAAGTTGGCATGCAAGAGTGTGAGTTGTGATGGTTCTTCCTACAACAACTTCCGAGATTTGATTGAATATATAAGGTCCACTAGCCCATAAAATATGGGATTTTCCTTATAATTCTCCTACTAAAAACttctcatatttttataagtgtGTAACAAGAT
It contains:
- the LOC123903790 gene encoding 7-deoxyloganetic acid glucosyltransferase-like, whose product is METEQPKQKSSPHVLIFPCPAQGHVNPMLKLAELIAIQNLHITFLNTKYIHNRLIQFNDDIQDLLECYPKLQFKTISDFHDDEEKHPGFGEKIGDVVVALTLYGKPLLRDVIVSEKISCLIVDGIFGDLAIDLAHEFGIQLITFRTVSACCLWAYLCVPKLIQCNELPIRGDEDMDRIIRNMPGMENLLRCRDLPSFKRLAKENEHIALDHVVFQNQQSLKANALILNTFEDLEAPILSQIRLHFPKLIIYTLGPLHHHLNTTKKTSSSSSSFFKADRTCMTWLESQPLKSVVYVNFGSITSMKGEEIIEIWHGLLNSKKQFLWVIRPNMVQEKGLLKELEEGTSKEQGLIVGWVPQEEVLSHKAIGAFLTHSGWNSTLESLVYGVPMICWPYFSDQQINSRFVSEVWKIGLDMKDVCDRKVLENMVNDVMVNRKEEFLKSAMEIAKLACKSVSCDGSSYNNFRDLIEYIRSTSP